GAGCAGCGCATCGTCGAGCTGTCCGCCGGCGTCACCCAGTCCAGCGGCAACCTCAACCAGGCCCGCGACCGCCTGAACGGGTTGCTGGCGTCGAGCGAGAAGCTGATCGGCCTGTCCAGCCGCCTCGACGTCGAGACGGTCGATACCCCGTTCATCCGCGCGGTGCGGGACGGCGCCGGCCGCGTCGCGTCGATCCTGGAAGGGGCGATCGACGCCGGGACCCTGACCCTGGACGCGCTGTTCGACGCGGACTACAAGCCCGTGCCCGGCACCTCGCCCGAGCAGTGCGTCACCCGCTTCAGCGATGCCGCCGACCGACTGCTGGTCGGTTTCCTGGACGGGGTGCTGGAACTGTCGGACAGGATCGTCTTCTGCAACGCGATCGACCGCAACGGCTATTTCCCGACCCACAACACCAAGTACCGCCATCCCCAGCGACCCGGCGACACCCGATGGAACGCCGCCCATTCCCGGAACCGGCGCATGTTCAACGACCGCGTCGGCCTCGCCGCCGGCCGCAGCCGCGAACCCTTCCTGCTCCAGGCCTACCGCCGCGACATGGGCGGCACCTTCGAGCTGATGAAGGACGTATCGGCCCCGATCCTGGTGAAGGGGCGTCACTGGGGGGCGCTGAGGATCGCCTATCAGGCGTGAGACAATCCCATCGCCGCGATGCGTTGGGCCTCGGCCCAACCTACGGTTTGATGCAGAGCAGAGGTGATGCGAGCCGTCAATCTTAGGTTGGGCCGTGGCCCAACGCATCGACCCGGCTGCTCCGGCCGGATCGGGCACAGCTCCAATTCGCGCAAGAGCCTTCGCACGCCGTGGACAGGACGAGCATAGAGCTTCCCGTCACTTCAGCATGGCGCCGGCCGTGCGGAGGACGGCTCGCGTGATGTCGCCCAGGCGGCTGCTCGCGATGCGGCTGCGCTGCCAGAACAGCGGTACGTCGAGCGGCTGGTCCGGAACCAGGGCGACCAGCCGACCGTGACGGAGATGGTCGGCGACCAGCATCTCGGGGTTCATTCCCCATCCGAGGCCGACCAGCGCCGCGTCGATGAACGCCTGGGACGAGGGCAGCCAATGGGTGGCCGGCGCGATTTCCGTGCCGAAGGCCTGCCGCGTCCATAGCGTCTGCAGCCGGTCCTTGCTGTTGAAGGTCAGGCACGGCGCACGGGCGAGGGAGTCGACATGCACCCCCTCGGGCAAATGCCGGCCGACGAACTCCGGGCTGGCGGTCGCGACGTAGCGCAGCGCGCCCAGCGCCGTGCTGTCGCAGCCTTGCACCGGCTTGGCGCCGGACGTCACGGCGGCCAGGACCTCGCCCCGGCGCAGCCAGTCGGCACTGTGCTCCTGGTCGTCGATGACGAGGTCGAACAGGCAGTCCCGCGTTTCGGCCATCGCGGCGACGAACCAGGTGGCGAGGCTGTCGGCGTTCACCGCGATGCGGACGGTCACCGGCGGCCCGGCGTGCCGGAAGCCTGGAAGCTCCTGGCGCAACTCGCTCTCCAACAGGGCCACCTGTTCCACGTGCTGGCACAGGCGCTGCCCCGCGGGCGTGCCGACGCAGGGGGAGCCTCGCACCACCAGGATAGCCCCCAGCCTCTCCTCCAGGAGCTTGACCCGCTGCGATACCGCCGAGGGGGTGACGTGAAGCTGCTGTGCTGCCCGTTCGAAGCTGCCGGTGCGGATGACGGCCGCCAGGGCGGAGAGCAGGGCGTAATCGAGCACGGATTAGCATCCCTTAATCAAGCTGATTATCTTTAAGCATGCTAATCCGGTCCGCCGTGCTAGTGAAGCCGCCTCCGCAACCAAGGTGGTCCGCCATGCTGTCCGCTTTCCTCCCCGGCCTTCTGCTGGGCCTCAGCCTGATCGTCGCCATCGGCGCGCAGAACGCCTTCGTGCTCCGCCAGGGATTGCGCGGCGAACACGTCCTGGCGGTCTGCCTGACCTGCGCGGTTTCGGACGCCGTGCTGATCCTGGCGGGAGTGGGCGGTTTCGCCCAGGCCGCCGACCGGGCACCCTGGCTCGAAACGGCGACGCGCTATGCCGGCGCGGCCTTCCTGTTCGCCTATGGCCTGCGCAGCTTCCTGGCGGCGGCCCGCTCGGTAAACGCGCTGACGCCGGCAGAATCCGTTCCCGCCGGTCTCGGCGCGACGCTGGCGACCTGCCTGGCGCTGACATGGCTGAACCCTCATGTCTACCTGGACACCGTGGTGCTGCTTGGTTCCGTGTCCACGCAGTTCGCGGCGGACAAGGAGCTTTTCGCGCTCGGGGCGATGACGGCCTCCTTCCTCTTCTTCTTTTCCCTGGGCTATGGTGCGCGCCTGCTGCGGCCCGTCTTCGCGCGGCCGGGCGCCTGGAGGGTGCTGGATCTGGGCATCGGCATCGTCATGGTCACGATCGCCGCGACGCTGATCGCCTGAAGCCGTCCATGCGCGGTGGCCGTTCAGAATGGACCGGTTTTCCGGAAAGCTCCGTCCTGTCAAGGAGGTCCCGATGTATATTCCCCCGGCGTTCCGCGAGAGCGACCTGCCCTTCATCCACGAGACGATGCGGGCCGCGAGGCTCGCCAACCTGGTCACGGCCACGGCCGGCGGATTGATATCCACGCCGCTGCCCCTGTTGCTCGACGAGCGGGACGGGGAGATGGGCACGCTCCATGGCCATGTCGCGAAGGCCAATCCCCAGTGGAGGGAGGCACCGGCCGGCGACGCCCTGGCAATTTTCATGGGGCCGGACGCCTATGTCACCCCCTCCTGGTACGCGGGCAAGGGCCGGGACGGGAAGGTCGTTCCGACCTGGAACTACGTGGCGATCCACGCCTACGGCCCGGTCGAGTTCTACGACGATCCCGACCGCCTGCTCGACGTCGTCACGCGCCTGACCGACCTGCACGAGGCGGCGCGTCCCCGACCCTGGGCCGTCGGCGACGCGCCGCCCGACTTCGTAGGTGCGCAGCTGCGCGGCATCGTCGGTGTGCGGCTGCCCATCGCCCGGATCGACGCCAAGCGGAAGATGAGCCAGAACCGCACCGCCGAGGACAGGGCGACCGTGAAGGAGGGGCTTTCCCGGAGCGCCGACGCCCGCGACCGCCTGGCCGCCGGCCTCATCCCGGGCCTCGTCCCGGGCCCCATCCCGGATTGACATCGCATCGTCCCGCGTCCAGGAAACACAGGTATCGAAGGAACATGCACCAAAGGTAAGCGTTGGTCCCATGCCTGGCCGCGCCGTTCGGCAAAGGCATATGACGCACTCTTGACCGCCGGTGGTGCCCATGGCCGATCGACCCTCCCCGCAGCGGCTGCCGTCAGGAATCCGCGGGCTCGATGCCGTCCTGGGCGGCGGATTCGCGGAAGGCCGGGTCTATGTGCTCCAGGGCATGCCCGGAAGCGGCAAGACCATCCTGGCCAACCAGATCGTCTTCCATCAGGCGCACGAGGCGCGCCGGGCCGTCTACGTCACCCTGGCCGCGGAATCCCACGACCAGATGCTCCAGAACCTGGCCTCGCTGGGTTTCGCCGACACCCGGCTGGTGCCCGACCCGCTCTTCTACGTGAACGGGTTCCAGATGCTGATCGAGGAGGGCATCAAGGGCTTCCACGATCTGCTGCGCGACGCCCTCCACAGGTTCGAGCCCTCGGTGCTGGTGATCGACGGGCTGCACGTCATCCAGGAATATGCCGAGTGCGACCGGGAGTTCCGGCGCTTCCTCTACGCGCTGCAGGGCGACGCGGCGTTGCGCCGATGCACGATGCTGCTGATCATCAACGCGACCGGCCCGTCGTCCAGCCCGGAGCACACGGTGGCCGACGGCATCCTGGAACTGGGCGAGGATCTGTTCTCGGCGCGCGCCGTCCGGTCCCTGATCGTCCACAAGTTCCGCGGCAGCCCGACCCTGCCGGGGCGCCACCTGATCGAGATCACGGGCGCCGGCCTGCAGGTCTGGCCCCGGCTGGAGACGTTGGCGACGCCGGTCGATGCCGGCCGCATGCCGGTCGAGCGCGTCAGCACGGGCATTCCCCGGCTCGACGCGATGATGGGCGGCGGCCCGAAGGCGGGATCGACGACCCTGGTCGCCGGGCCGGCGGGCAGCGGCAAGACCTCGTGCGGGCTGATGTTCATGGGCCGATGTTCCCCGGCCGAGCGCGGTATCCTGCTGAGCTGCTACGAGGCGCCGGGGGAGCTGATGCACAAGGCGCGCGGGCTCGGCATCGACCTCGAAGGCCTGTGCGCCTCGGGCGCGGTCCGCGTGCTCTGGTATCCGCGCACCGAGACCCTGCTGGACGAGATGGCCCACACGCTGCTCGACGCGATCCGCGGCTCCGGCGCCCGCCGGGTGTTCATCGACGGCGCCGGCGCGCTGGGCAATGCCGCCGTGTTCGACAACCGGAACGAGGCGTTCTTCACGGCGCTCACCCTGCTGCTCCGGGCCGAGCAGGCGTCGACGCTGTGTACGGCCGAGGCCCGGGACTTCTTCATG
The Skermanella mucosa DNA segment above includes these coding regions:
- a CDS encoding FMN-binding negative transcriptional regulator: MYIPPAFRESDLPFIHETMRAARLANLVTATAGGLISTPLPLLLDERDGEMGTLHGHVAKANPQWREAPAGDALAIFMGPDAYVTPSWYAGKGRDGKVVPTWNYVAIHAYGPVEFYDDPDRLLDVVTRLTDLHEAARPRPWAVGDAPPDFVGAQLRGIVGVRLPIARIDAKRKMSQNRTAEDRATVKEGLSRSADARDRLAAGLIPGLVPGPIPD
- a CDS encoding LysR family transcriptional regulator ArgP; the encoded protein is MLDYALLSALAAVIRTGSFERAAQQLHVTPSAVSQRVKLLEERLGAILVVRGSPCVGTPAGQRLCQHVEQVALLESELRQELPGFRHAGPPVTVRIAVNADSLATWFVAAMAETRDCLFDLVIDDQEHSADWLRRGEVLAAVTSGAKPVQGCDSTALGALRYVATASPEFVGRHLPEGVHVDSLARAPCLTFNSKDRLQTLWTRQAFGTEIAPATHWLPSSQAFIDAALVGLGWGMNPEMLVADHLRHGRLVALVPDQPLDVPLFWQRSRIASSRLGDITRAVLRTAGAMLK
- a CDS encoding LysE/ArgO family amino acid transporter, whose translation is MLSAFLPGLLLGLSLIVAIGAQNAFVLRQGLRGEHVLAVCLTCAVSDAVLILAGVGGFAQAADRAPWLETATRYAGAAFLFAYGLRSFLAAARSVNALTPAESVPAGLGATLATCLALTWLNPHVYLDTVVLLGSVSTQFAADKELFALGAMTASFLFFFSLGYGARLLRPVFARPGAWRVLDLGIGIVMVTIAATLIA
- a CDS encoding ATPase domain-containing protein codes for the protein MADRPSPQRLPSGIRGLDAVLGGGFAEGRVYVLQGMPGSGKTILANQIVFHQAHEARRAVYVTLAAESHDQMLQNLASLGFADTRLVPDPLFYVNGFQMLIEEGIKGFHDLLRDALHRFEPSVLVIDGLHVIQEYAECDREFRRFLYALQGDAALRRCTMLLIINATGPSSSPEHTVADGILELGEDLFSARAVRSLIVHKFRGSPTLPGRHLIEITGAGLQVWPRLETLATPVDAGRMPVERVSTGIPRLDAMMGGGPKAGSTTLVAGPAGSGKTSCGLMFMGRCSPAERGILLSCYEAPGELMHKARGLGIDLEGLCASGAVRVLWYPRTETLLDEMAHTLLDAIRGSGARRVFIDGAGALGNAAVFDNRNEAFFTALTLLLRAEQASTLCTAEARDFFMPELTVQEDVASVAENVVLLRYAEKDSTLRRLLSVVKMRHSAFDAAIRPFVIDGRGVIIDDEAPSGGRID